In Nocardioides palaemonis, a single genomic region encodes these proteins:
- a CDS encoding MmcQ/YjbR family DNA-binding protein, translating to MALADRPLVPEEWVLRIDEVLGALPRCAQEQAWTGTRWRVGGATVAHVFGGEDQVFRITFRGEPDEVVAFEHLGHPYFRSGWGGNVIGLVLDEEAGIDWDELGELLTDSYCLQAPARLAEQVPRPGT from the coding sequence GTGGCCCTCGCTGACCGACCGCTCGTCCCGGAGGAGTGGGTGCTGCGCATCGACGAGGTGCTCGGTGCTCTGCCTCGCTGCGCCCAGGAGCAGGCCTGGACCGGCACCCGGTGGCGCGTCGGCGGCGCGACGGTCGCCCACGTCTTCGGCGGCGAGGACCAGGTGTTCCGGATCACCTTCCGCGGCGAGCCCGACGAGGTGGTGGCCTTCGAGCACCTCGGCCACCCCTACTTCCGCTCCGGTTGGGGCGGCAACGTGATCGGGCTGGTCCTCGACGAGGAGGCCGGGATCGACTGGGACGAGCTGGGCGAGCTGCTCACCGACTCCTACTGCCTCCAGGCGCCCGCACGCCTCGCCGAGCAGGTCCCGCGTCCCGGCACCTGA